One genomic region from Mastacembelus armatus chromosome 21, fMasArm1.2, whole genome shotgun sequence encodes:
- the LOC113123741 gene encoding olfactory receptor 6N2-like — MDDRFNITYITIDGYVEMHRYRYLYFVIMFTAYILIICTNSTIVCLIVIHKNLHEPMYIFIAALLLNSVLFSTNIYPKLLIDFLSEKQITTYPLCLFQAFIYYCLAGSEFLLLAAMSYDRYVSICKPLQYPTIMTKTTVNVLLLLAWLVPAFEIAVSVALNANIKLCSFSLKGFFCNNSIYTLQCMSSVAMSLYGVFVLLNIALLPLVFILFTYTRILLISYRSCKTVRNKAAQTCLPHLLVLIGFSCFVNYDIIIVKLESDFPKTARLVMALQMITYHPLFNPVIYGLKMKEISKHLKKLLFQVKSH; from the coding sequence ATGGATGATAGAttcaatataacatatataactattgatggttatgtagaaatgcacagatacagatatctttattttgtgatcatgtttacagcatatattctaataatctgcacTAATTcaactattgtgtgtctgatagtgattcacaaaaacctccatgagcctatgtacattttcattgcagctttgttactgaactctgttcttttcagcactaatatctacccaaaaCTACTGATAgactttttatctgaaaaacagatcacaaCTTATCCACTCTGTCTCTTCCAAGCTTTCATATATTACTGTCTTgctggttcagagtttttactgttggcagccatgtcctatgacaggtatgtgtctatatgtaaacctctgcagtatccaactatcatgacaaaaacaactgtTAACGTCTTGCTGCTTTTAGCTTGGCTTGTGCCTGCTTTTGAAATTGCAGTGTCAGTTGCTCTGAATGCTAACATAAAACTGTGTAGTTTTAGCCTGAAAGGTTTTTTTTGCAACAATTCAATTTACACACTTCAGTGTATGAGCTCAGTAGCAATGTCTCTATATGGTGTATTTGTCCTTTTAAACATTGCACTGCTCCCTTTGGTTTTCATCCTCTTCacatacaccaggatacttCTTATATCCTACCGAAGCTGTaaaacagtcagaaacaaagctgctcagacctgtttacctcacctgctggttttaattggcttttcttgttttgttaatTATGATATTATTATAGTCAAACTGGAATcagattttccaaaaactgcTCGTTTAGTAATGGCTTTACAAATGATCACCTATCACCCTCTGTTCAATCCAGTCATTTATGGACTAAAGATGAAGGAAATCTCTAAACACCTGAAGAAGTTGTTGTTTCAGGTCAAATCACACTAA